One window from the genome of Malacoplasma penetrans HF-2 encodes:
- a CDS encoding site-2 protease family protein: MGLFLLVIFILLAIMVGLTIHEIGHFVFAKLFKVNVKEFAIGIGPKIYSKQFTNIKFSINLLPIMAFVRIDSKKSLQVFGELRDEYQKEADEYYLQHKEILDGCEKYITIEKNGQLRKQSTWHVRAKYNSYLKKIDKYANFSRKIDGTLIIDEVPKWQQLIIYFGGIFFNLILFGLFYLIQVTALNNNSNPFIQIGDSFLTILKNMVFYNAWTTGPKAPGTSFGSVAEVGGARWNKFQPITTSNS, encoded by the coding sequence GTGGGTTTATTTTTATTAGTTATTTTTATTTTGTTAGCTATAATGGTTGGTCTAACAATTCATGAGATTGGTCACTTTGTATTTGCTAAACTTTTTAAAGTAAATGTTAAAGAGTTTGCAATAGGAATAGGGCCTAAAATTTATAGTAAGCAATTTACTAACATTAAATTTTCCATCAACTTATTACCTATCATGGCATTTGTAAGAATTGATAGTAAAAAATCTTTACAGGTTTTTGGTGAACTTAGAGATGAGTACCAAAAAGAGGCTGATGAATATTATTTACAACATAAAGAAATTTTAGATGGATGTGAAAAATATATAACCATTGAAAAAAATGGACAACTTAGAAAACAATCAACATGACATGTTAGAGCAAAGTATAATAGCTATTTAAAAAAGATTGATAAGTATGCTAATTTTTCAAGAAAAATTGATGGGACTTTGATAATTGATGAAGTTCCAAAATGACAACAATTAATAATCTATTTTGGTGGAATCTTTTTTAACTTAATTTTGTTTGGACTTTTTTATTTAATCCAAGTAACAGCATTAAATAATAACTCAAATCCTTTTATTCAAATTGGGGATTCATTCTTAACAATTTTAAAAAACATGGTTTTCTATAATGCTTGAACAACAGGACCAAAAGCACCAGGAACTTCATTTGGTAGTGTTGCTGAAGTAGGGGGGGCAAGGTGGAATAAGTTCCAACCAATTACCACTAGTAATAGTTAA
- a CDS encoding site-2 protease family protein → MLFLFNFIPIPPLDGYKIVCTIFSGAKKMKIPDKVKTYFEIFGMLLMIYIFITAIVADFLL, encoded by the coding sequence ATGCTATTCCTATTTAACTTCATTCCTATTCCACCATTAGATGGATATAAAATTGTTTGTACAATATTCTCAGGTGCTAAGAAAATGAAAATTCCAGATAAAGTAAAAACTTATTTTGAAATATTTGGAATGCTATTAATGATTTACATTTTTATAACTGCAATAGTTGCAGACTTCTTATTATAG
- a CDS encoding lipoprotein 17-related variable surface protein: MNKKSKKIILSTTSSVLSIATALSIALPITNNAIKNYSITNVSSTNQVTTESKIIPSEVNDQNANISTNNGPVTFLGNKITALDWFGNELWSIDFSQKVPDKDGATPGNNYDGAWKRAWFNWDYNRSTDTIWVLGSWSVKNNKQPLFEIKAADGTITKTHEINYAEFTSSLGQANNSNVYRFVSALSSGKVMVYGGAGTTYNGKAILYDPKTLKGTVLNGNSSDDKILPLKNTSYGSDYKWYFFNLIPVATNRNIVEVVTFANKETSGDAGNGLANYNVYFLLVDDELNMVYNQNTNNPWSKHVLVANGISGYRNSKVTPQRDYYSLLDGRVVTVVYNTAIIIDAKNSNDIKYGTYPVSESKWIKSWAFDSNQNLYFKFKDESNIYKVSGSVWQTINNNTTSIPLYVYLDLKGIGSTSAYANDLIMYNVYGYTGQLMMINSKYNSLVNTSNSNITTDNNPQNYGLALAVTQNANLQDKGDYKGILNGPDTFQKASDFELSSSALSSKIPSEITKDDIETSNGGFMKDSTDFTIKSMDDKTGSIQIECKLYQIPWFTTSLPEGITPKIITKQYTTTKKIADKTSWKTLTTSTDYDFLNMKPSKITEEDVTNLDPFQVSFQSQTIVDSTGKILYPKKTYSVGTKNDSNGQVEVKIKYEYIPMGITYSNDTKATTYDASHTYTVFNSSTTPAFKFMGQNGSSSSIDISKVSELKNLLSADTLPSSFLSLNSSSDKTNSAFLQFINTNESKGYPISKMKFTVTANDNSGSLTIKADMPASYSPENTAKSFSVTYTGLNRASNYSFSFKDVTKIGTQNINAILPSAVTDGDIINNFLQYNGFNSNDFSIVKTVNDETGELTVAINLDKTYATAIGNSGHGFNNYTATKVFTGFMTKDEYNKRFDVQFLSDTDNKLIQLKQMQAAKIYESFKGTSPTSLQVGNQTYSDLKDLIKKLLVQSSGTSIPADWSDSSITADMYIDNAQGTISFYVKIPQDKITGSNSDINLVVNYTGFVKGNIDNTSDNLSFIADNMLKSYLISNGDTTEEDFNKFTPDTFAKWLEDSNYQKALKLISYKSGQYEDLLNTSKYKISVIANETQRTVSVFILFSDVTDPKSLKEYSVTYTI, from the coding sequence ATGAATAAAAAATCAAAAAAAATAATTTTGTCCACTACAAGTTCAGTTTTAAGTATTGCAACTGCTTTATCAATTGCATTACCAATAACTAACAATGCAATAAAAAATTATTCTATTACCAATGTTTCTTCAACCAATCAAGTAACAACAGAAAGTAAAATTATTCCATCTGAAGTTAATGATCAGAATGCCAATATTTCTACCAATAATGGGCCAGTAACATTTTTAGGAAATAAAATTACTGCTCTTGATTGATTTGGTAATGAATTATGATCAATAGATTTTTCTCAAAAAGTTCCAGATAAAGATGGTGCAACTCCTGGGAACAATTATGATGGAGCCTGAAAACGTGCGTGATTTAATTGAGACTACAATAGAAGCACTGACACTATATGGGTTTTAGGTTCTTGATCAGTTAAAAATAATAAGCAACCCTTATTTGAAATAAAAGCTGCAGATGGAACCATTACTAAGACTCATGAAATAAATTATGCAGAATTTACAAGTTCTTTGGGCCAAGCAAATAATTCTAATGTTTATCGTTTTGTCTCTGCACTTTCTTCTGGAAAAGTAATGGTATATGGAGGGGCTGGAACTACATATAATGGTAAAGCAATTTTATATGATCCTAAAACTTTGAAAGGTACAGTGCTTAATGGTAATTCATCAGATGATAAAATTTTACCTCTAAAGAATACTAGTTATGGTTCTGACTACAAATGGTATTTTTTCAATTTAATTCCTGTTGCAACAAATAGAAACATTGTTGAAGTAGTTACTTTTGCAAATAAGGAAACTTCAGGAGATGCAGGTAATGGATTAGCCAACTACAATGTTTATTTTTTACTTGTGGATGATGAACTTAATATGGTTTACAACCAAAATACAAATAATCCATGATCTAAACATGTTTTAGTGGCAAATGGTATTTCTGGGTATAGAAACTCTAAAGTTACACCACAACGTGATTACTACTCACTATTAGATGGAAGAGTTGTAACAGTAGTTTATAATACTGCTATTATTATTGATGCAAAAAATTCTAATGATATTAAGTATGGGACTTATCCCGTGTCTGAAAGTAAGTGGATTAAATCATGAGCATTCGATTCAAATCAAAACTTATACTTTAAATTTAAAGATGAATCAAATATTTATAAGGTGTCAGGTTCTGTGTGACAAACTATAAATAATAACACTACATCAATTCCTCTTTATGTATATTTAGATCTTAAAGGTATAGGAAGTACAAGTGCATATGCAAATGATTTAATTATGTACAATGTTTATGGCTATACTGGCCAGTTAATGATGATTAATTCTAAATATAATAGTTTAGTTAATACAAGTAATTCAAATATAACAACTGACAATAACCCACAGAATTATGGTTTAGCATTAGCTGTTACGCAAAATGCTAATCTACAAGATAAAGGTGACTACAAAGGGATATTAAATGGGCCTGACACTTTTCAAAAGGCTTCAGACTTTGAACTTAGTAGTTCAGCTTTATCATCTAAAATTCCAAGTGAAATTACTAAAGATGATATAGAAACTTCAAATGGTGGTTTCATGAAAGATTCTACAGATTTCACTATAAAATCTATGGATGATAAAACTGGAAGTATTCAAATAGAATGTAAGTTATATCAAATTCCTTGATTTACTACTTCTTTACCCGAAGGTATTACACCTAAGATTATTACTAAACAATATACTACAACTAAAAAGATAGCTGATAAAACATCATGAAAAACTTTGACTACTTCTACAGATTATGATTTCTTAAATATGAAACCATCTAAAATCACTGAAGAAGATGTAACTAATTTAGATCCCTTCCAAGTTTCTTTCCAATCACAAACAATTGTTGATAGCACAGGCAAAATCTTATATCCTAAAAAAACATATTCTGTAGGAACTAAAAATGATTCTAATGGACAAGTAGAAGTAAAAATTAAATATGAATATATCCCAATGGGAATAACATATTCAAATGATACTAAAGCAACAACTTATGATGCTAGTCATACATATACAGTATTTAATAGTTCAACTACTCCTGCATTTAAATTCATGGGTCAAAACGGAAGCAGCAGTTCAATTGATATAAGCAAAGTTTCAGAACTAAAAAATTTACTAAGTGCAGACACACTACCTTCTTCATTTTTGAGTTTAAACTCTTCATCAGATAAAACAAATTCAGCATTCCTTCAATTCATTAACACTAATGAAAGTAAAGGTTACCCAATTTCTAAAATGAAGTTTACTGTAACTGCAAATGATAACTCTGGTTCATTAACAATAAAAGCCGATATGCCAGCATCTTATTCACCTGAAAATACAGCAAAGAGTTTTAGTGTTACTTATACAGGATTAAATAGAGCTTCAAACTATAGTTTTAGTTTTAAAGATGTAACTAAAATTGGAACTCAAAATATAAATGCTATTCTTCCATCAGCAGTAACTGATGGAGACATCATTAATAACTTCCTACAATACAATGGTTTTAATTCAAATGACTTTTCGATTGTTAAAACTGTAAATGATGAAACTGGAGAATTGACAGTAGCAATAAACTTAGATAAAACATATGCTACTGCAATTGGAAACAGTGGACATGGATTTAATAACTATACTGCAACAAAAGTATTTACTGGTTTCATGACTAAAGATGAATACAATAAAAGATTTGATGTTCAATTTTTAAGCGATACTGATAATAAGTTAATTCAATTAAAACAAATGCAAGCAGCAAAAATTTATGAAAGTTTTAAAGGTACTTCTCCAACAAGTTTGCAAGTGGGTAATCAAACTTATAGTGACTTAAAAGATTTAATTAAAAAACTATTAGTACAAAGTTCAGGAACTTCAATTCCAGCAGATTGAAGTGATAGTTCAATAACTGCTGATATGTATATAGATAATGCACAAGGAACAATTAGCTTCTATGTAAAAATACCACAAGATAAAATAACTGGTAGTAATAGTGATATTAACTTAGTTGTAAACTATACTGGTTTTGTTAAAGGTAATATAGACAACACTAGTGATAATTTATCTTTCATTGCTGATAACATGTTAAAAAGTTATTTGATAAGTAATGGTGATACTACAGAAGAAGATTTTAATAAATTTACTCCTGATACTTTTGCTAAATGATTAGAAGATTCAAATTACCAAAAAGCTTTAAAACTTATTTCATATAAGAGTGGTCAATATGAAGATTTATTAAATACTAGTAAATATAAAATATCTGTAATTGCTAATGAAACTCAAAGAACAGTTTCAGTATTCATTCTTTTTAGTGATGTAACAGATCCAAAATCATTAAAAGAATATTCAGTAACTTATACTATTTAA